The genomic region ACCGAATGGCCATTACAGGATTTATAACGACGTTGATGGGTATTCTGGTGAGCTTCAATTTGAAATGAACAATGGAGGAAATAAAGGAAAGGTGGTATTTAGACAACAATAAATTATTTTAGGTATAGTTTAAGGTGATAATAATGAGATTAAATTTAATAGTAATAATTAGTGGTTTAATTATTATAATAATTTGTACATATATAATATTAAATAATAATTATAAAATTAATAATAATTTAAATAATTCATCTGTGGATTTGAATTTAACTACAAATTTAACACAAATAGACACTATTGAACCAAATAATTCATTCACAATTCCGCCAAATGATTATGTTATAAATCATATTAATTGGTCATCATATCCTAATTTACAAACGGGATATGTATATACTGCTTGTATATCGGAACCTACGGATGTAATTCCATATAAATTTTTAGAAGTCGAAATTGTTACAGAAGTTAAAAATACAGAAAATAAAACAATTATAAAAGAACAGTTAGCAGGTGTAGCTAAAGAAGCTAAAAAAATATATGGTCCTGGCAGCAGTATTGATATTATAGGTACAAAAGATGGTATAGCAAGATGGTTTGCCTCTATTTTACCTTATGAAGATAAAATACGTTAATAATGAGGTTAAACGGCTTTACAATTATAAGGCCAAATCATGATTTTATACATATTACGATAAAGAATGATACTACGACGATCGCTAAAGAAGTGGCTCCATAAAGGCATGGACAGCAAATCAATCCCATATTTTATCAAGTGGCCAACCTTATAAACTCAAAAAGCCAAAGTCAGTACTTGAAATGAAAAGTATAAAGTTTAACGTCGAGGAATGCGATGGGTACTTTGTAGCAGATGCAGCTGATTATGCGATTGTCACCCAAGCAAAAACATGGCTAAAGCTCCTGAGGAACATGGACGAAGCTGTCCGCCTACATTTTGATTTAAAAAGTAATGATAAATACATGGGTGTTCGGTTAAGGTGGTTGAGGGCGTGTTAGGCGTTTAATTATTGGGCATACTATAATAGAGGACTTTGATTATTTAAGTGTTTTCTGTGCAATCGGTCTTTGGTGATGTGTTTTTGGATGTATTTCTGGTGGATATGGGGGTTTTTGTCTTGTTTTTATGCTTGATCATATCTATTCTTCGTCCTTTTTCCCGCTTTTTTAGATAGCTTGCGCTACCCGTGTTTTTTCTTTTTTATGGTGACAAGTTGGTACAGGTTGTAATCCAGGCACCTGAAAAAGTTCTCGGCGTGTACCCGGTGTGAGCGTTTCCGCCTCGTCCTACCATTATGGAAGACTCTTTTTATCACTGAGAACGGCCTTTCCACCAGTGCCCGGATACCGCTGATGAGCCGGTTCTCCACGGCCTGGTATTCGTTGAGCGGCTTGTTCCTCGCCATCTTATGCAAGGTGTAATCAACCGTACCCACGGGCAAATCATGACACCCGGCGTAGCCTTTATCCCTGAACACGTACATGTCGCCCTCTCTAACCAGCGAGACCCGTGAGTCGTGCAGGCTGGCAGTGCTCGTCTCGAACTCGACGATGAGTTGCGACTTGGAGTCCATGAGCACGTGCAGCCTGTCCCCGTGAAACACCCGGCCGTTCTTCACCGTGAAAGTGCCATGATCGTCCATGTGGCTGAGCTGCTTCTCAGTGTAAATTATAGGTTCCTGGTTCTCTTTTTTCTTCTTCTCCTCGCTCATCCTCTTCCGCCCCGTGTCGCTCTCGATGAACGTGGCATCCTGGATCACTCCCTCCCGGACCACGAGGCCCCTAGTTTTAAGCTGCCTCTGCAATTCCGTCCACAAATCAGCAAACAACCCTGTCCGTGCCAATCGTTCCCGAAACCTCCACACCGTGCTGTAATCTGGTATCCGGGCGTCGAAGCCCACGAAATTCATGAAACAAATGTTCGTCTTCAACTGCTGCTCTAATCCAGGATCGCTCAACCCATACCAGGCCTGCAATACGAGACACCTGAACATGACCACCTCGTCATTATGAGGCCTCCCCGCCTTGCCAGGCCCATCATCAAAAACACGGGCAATAATAGGCCGGAAAGCCTCCCAATCAATAACCTGCTTCACAAGATCAAGCCTGTCATCCTGCCTAAGAAACTCGTCATAATACTGCTTGAAGCCCTGATTATACAAATAAGACATGCCAGTAGTCTGGCTTCAAAGTATATAACACTTACTATACAAACATAAGCATACTAATATAAATTTAAAACACAGCTAATACATAGATATTTCAAAACCCTCAATATCATATATTATGTTACATCCAGGCCGCCAGCTTCGCCTACGCCCACGCCGGAGCCGCAATACAACGCACACGGAAAAATGCTATTGAAATTTTATAATGGATACCCCGATTATACTGGACCTATACGATATTATTATGATGGTCCACTAGGTAATCATTTTGAAAGGGCTAGTTATGGTGCAAGCAGTGATAATAACCCTAGATCGGATTGGGATATAGGAGGACCAAACGGACATTATAGGATTTATAACGACGTTGACCATTATTCTGGAGGACTCCAATTCGAAATGAACAATGGAGGAAATAAAGGAAAGGTGATATTTTATAAATAAATTTTTAATTATATATTATAATGATTAAAGGGGTTTTACAAGTGAGGATTAATTTAAAAATAATACTTATATTAATAATTACTATATCTATAATTATCTTTATAGGCATAAATATTAGTAGTAAGCTACATTTATTAAATATAGAAAATAATAACTATAGTAATTTAAATCAAATTAATAATAAATCAAATCAAAATTCTACTGTAATTGATAATAATTCGATTAATATTCCATCTAATGATTCTATAATAAACAATATAAATTGGTCACGTTATCCAAATCTACAAATGGGATATGTTCATTTTGCTCAAGAATGTGAGCCAAATGACATTGTTCCTCATAAATATGTAGCAATCGGAATAATAACCGAAGTAAAAAATTACGATAATAGGACACTAATTTATGAACAATTAAGTGAAATTGCACTTGAAATAAGGCATATGTGTGGACCAAATACAGCTATTTGCGTTTTTGGAACTAATCATGGTATTTTAGAGTGGACAGTTACCATGCGTGTATATGATGACAAAATATACTATTAACTACCTATAGCTCATATTTCACAATGATATTAGCCTTTTTAATTTTTTTCGTATCCTTCTGTTTATGAGACGCCAGGATGGCAAACGATATATCGACATGGTTCCAAAGAGGGTTTGTTATCAAAAATAATCCATAATCCAAAACCCGCATCCAATTAATCATCTGTAGAATATCGGAGGGCTCAATGGACATTATAGGATTTATAGCGATAGTTATTCTGGAGGACTCCAATTCAAAATGAATAATAGAGGAAATAAAGGAAAAGTAATTTTTTAGACAACAATAAAAAAATAACTTGAGTACTATTAACCGATGAAATACTAGAAGGATACCGATGACACCACTGCCAAGGGGCTTCTATGATAGGGATACCATCGAGGTCGCAAAAGAGCTTTTAGGCAAGGTGCTGGTGCGCGAGGCGCCGGCGGGCCGGATGGCCATAAAGATCGTGGAGACTGAGGCGTATGTTGGCCCCCACGACAAGGCCTGCCATGCTAGCAAGGGCATGACCGAGCGCAACAGGGTCATGTTCGGCGAGCCAGGCCACGCCTACGTTTACTTCATCTATGGCATGTACCACTGCCTTAACATTGTAACTGAGCGTGAGGGGTATCCCGCCGCTGTGCTGATCAGGGCCGGGGAGCCGCTGGAGGGCGTCGACGCCATGTGGAGCATGAGAAAGAAGGCCAGGAAAATGGAGGACTTGGCATCCGGCCCCGGGAGGCTTTGCATGGCGATGGACATAGACAGGTCTCTCAATGGCGTGGACATGTGTAAGAAGGGCCCCCTGTATGTTGAAGATGGTAAGGCAGAGAGCTTTGATATTGTGAGCTGCAGGCGCGTCGGAGTGGAATACGCTGGCGAGTACAGGGATAAGCCATGGAGGTTCTACATAAGAGACAGCCCGTCCGTCTCAGTTTTTACCACAGAGGACGCAGAGGCTGATAATCACCACAGAGGGCACAGAGGGCACAGAGGGATTAAACCACAGAGGACGCAGAGGCTGATAATCACCACAGAGAACGCAGAGGATTCTTATATACTCAAGAGGGCTTGCATCCCCTGAGAGACCCCCAACTTTTTAAGATAACTATCATTTTATTAAAAACGATTGACTTGTTATGGATAAGATGGTCTCCGAGGGGGGCGCAAGACCCTCCCCCATTTTCAGGAAATAAAAAGGCCTTTGTGTCCTCTGTGGTGATTATCAGTCTCTGTGTCCTTTGTGGTATAGTATGGGGTTGAGGCGTGGTATGAGTGCCATGAGCACGCTCTGCTCGGTAAGCTGGGTGCGGGTGAGCATCCCATGTGATAGAAAACCAATAGCTCCCTCTTTTTCCCCGAGGTTCTCGATTCCGGCCACCCTGCTCATGACGTCGCCTACCTCCTTGCCGGCCAAAACCTCGTCGAGGACGGTGGGTGGGTACTCGAAGCCGCTGCCGCACCCAAGGGTCAGCCACGAGCCATCGTAGATGGCACAATACTGCACGTCCAGGGTAAACTCGCCAACCCTAAACAGGCCAGCCTCAATCCCTACTCCCATGTCGAACTTCTCCGGGGCGTAAGCGCGCTTAGCCCTGTTTATGGCTCCAATGATGGTCTCCTCCCCGAAGGGCTGCGAGGGGACGCCAGACATCGCCTTCACGCCCTCAACCTCAGCCTCCCCGTACACTCTCCTGAACACGTTCTCCACGGCCTTCACCTTCACCGGGTTGGTCGACCCGACTGCCACCTTCACTCCCCACGCCTCCTCAACAGGTTTCCATGCACGTCTATCTCGCCCCTTACGATCCTCGTCGCGGATATCGGCTTGCCGTCCTCCGCAAGGACGCACTCCACCCTGTATATCTCTATAGGCCTTTTGCCTCGCGCCTTCCTCAGCTCGTTTATCTTGAGGGCGGTCGGGTACGTCTCTGGGGAGACGACTATATAGTCGTAATCCTCGGTCAAGGTGGGCCCATATGGATCGTTAATCTTAAAGATGCGCGGCTCAACGCCTATTTCCTTTATTATCCAATCTCTGAGGGCTTTCTCTCTCTCCTGGTAGCTCTTAACGGGCCTGACGCGCCCCCTGGCGGCCATCTCATCCGAGGTGAGGCCAATGTCCACATCCCTGCTAAGCTCGTACGCCTTTCGGAGCAGCGCCTTATGTCCGTCGTGGAGGGGCTGGAACGTCCCCCCTACCGCCACCCTCATCCCATCGCCTCCTTATATTTTCGGGCCAGCCTCACGTACTCCTCACAGCTATACTCGAGCCGCCTCGCCTGCTCCGGCGTGAGCTTTTTTATTATTTTCCCGGGCACGCCGACTACCAGAGAGCCGTCGGGTACGACGTCCCCCTCCTTGACCACCGCCCCCGCCCCTATGATGCAGCGCTCTCCTATCTTAGCCTTACTCAATATGATGGCGCCCATGCCTATCAGCGAATAGTTGCCTATCGTGCAGCCGTGGATAATCGCCCCATGGCCGATGGTGACGCCCTCTCCTATTAAAACGTCCTCCCCCTTGTCAGCGTGTATGACCACGTTGTCCTGGACGTTCGTCCTCCTTCCCACCGTTATGGAGGCCTCGTCCCCGCGGAGCACGGCCCCATACCAGACGCTGCTCTCCTCCCCGAGGAGCACGTCACCCACGATGCACGCAGTCTTCGACACGAAAGCCGTCTCAGCTATGCGGGGCCTGGATAAGCCGTCGAAAATCATAATTTTCGGTCGTCTATTGGCTCTGATAATGTAAAAATCTATCCTTTGGGCTTGCCATCCACTATTTCAATAATCGAACAGCTCTCGAATGGATTTGGCAGGCGTCTTTAAAACGCAGAGCAATGCCCAAAAAACATAAAAAACCAGGCCCGGTCAGGCCTCCAGCCGGAGCCTCCTCACCACAAAGTCGGTGTCAAGGGCCAGCAAGAACGGGCCCAGCTTCGGGCCCCTCGGCTTTCCAAGAAGCAGCATATACGCAGTCTTAAAGAGCTTCGCAGGCTTAATGCCCCTCCTCTTCGCAATCTCGAATATCTCGTACTGGGTCTCCTCCTCGCTGTGCTTCGCCTCCACGTACCCGGCAAGCTCGGCGAGCGCCTCCTTCTCAGCGGGGTCGATGTCGGGCGGCGCCTCCAGCCTCTCCTTAATCTCTATGTTATACTCCTCAGGGCCATACTTATGTGCCCAGTTGCCGGCCTTATAGACCCTTGCGAGGGCGTCCAGCTCCTGCTGCCTTGTGGCATCCTGTGGCAGGTGGCCGGTCTTCCTGAGTGTCCTCAAGATGTGCTCGTCATTCCTGGAGACGCTCACCATGGCGGCGAAAGTGTAGGGGATGCGCACCTTGCGGTGGTCGACCTTAAGCATCGGATACACCCGATCGGCGAGCTCCCTCTCCTCGGCGTCGGGCGTCTCCACCTCTCTATAGTATACCCGCTCGAACCTGTCGAAGGCGTCCACTATAAAGTTGATATTCCTGACATCTAGATTCTTCTGCTTCATGGGGTTGAGCGAATAGAAATATAAAAACACCTCGGGCTCCATGATCTCCAGCATGTCCTGGGTAATATAGACGTTGCCGTGCCTGGTGGACATCTTGGCGCCGTTAATCAAGAAGAACTCGTAGACCGTGTACACGGGAGGCTGCCTTTTTAAGATTACTCTGGATATCTCCTGCCCGGATGGCCATGAGCCCTCGTAGTGGTCCTTGCCGAAGGGCTCCATCTTGACGTCGAATATCTGCCACTGGGAGGGCCATTCAAACCGCCAGGGCAGCTTGCCATTATTAAGGGACGTGGTGCCCCGATAGCCGCACCCTGGTACCTCGAACTCGCCGGCGAGCGACTTGTCCTCGCACACGTAGTCCACCGACCAGCTTTCCAGGTCAACCGCCGTCGCCTTTGCGGTGATCCTGCCACAGTTCTCGCATATCGGGTTGAAGGGTATGTAGTCCTCAGGGGTGTTCTTCTGGAACTTTGAGATGACCTCCCTGGCGAGGGGTATGTTCGACAGTATCGTGCGCATGGGCGGCTCGAACCGGCCCTCTCTATATAACGCATCGTTGCTGTAGTCCTCTACCTGTACGCCCAGCGCCCTGGCCCCGTCCAGCCACACGTTGTTGAAGTGCTCTGCCCACGAGGAGCAGCACCCGAAAGGATCGGGGACGTGCACATAAGGTATGCCTACATACTTGTTGAGACGCTTAAGCTCCTCCTCGCTCAGGACGTGCCACTTCCCGTCGCGGTCGGGCATGCGCTCCGGGATCTTCCTCAGCGGGTCCCGGTCGTCGCTCGTGTGGACGTGCCTCGTCTTCACGCCCATGCTCTTGAGCGACTCGCTTATAAAGTAGCCCCTCAAGATGTCGTTCAGGTTGCCTATGTGCTTGCCGCCGGATGGCGAGGCGGCGCACTTTACAACCACTTCCTGCCTGCCGTACCTCTCAATGACCTCGTCCGCTATGGAGTCCGCCCAGAATACCCTGTACATGTTATCGGGCAAAAACTAATAATCTCATTATATAAGTCATTTTCTGCCTTTAAGGCGTAGCTTATAAGGCTATGCCAGCCCGGCTTTATACCCAGAAGCGCCTGGTGCGCACGTACTCGCGCTCGGCCCTCAGTATGTCCCTGTAGAAGTCGTCCTCGTCCTCCTTGAGCTTAGCTATGACACGGGAAGCAGACTCAGGGCCCAGGCCCCTGGAGGCGAGGGCTATGACCGCTTTCTTACCATGAGAGAGGACGATATTGCCGTTACGGTATACGCGCTTAACCTTCAACTTTTCGTCCTCCGTCTTAAGCTTTTCAGGGTGCCTCGCCATCTCCATATCCTCCCTCTCCCACGGCTTAAGCGCAGCTATAAACCTGGAGCCGCACACGGGGCAAACAGGAGGGTCCTCCACGTCCTCCACCCTCTTCTTAGCGGAGTACCTCTTACAGTTCAGGCAAAAGAGAAGGACGTGGTCGTTCATGATGCGGTCCTTCAGGGCCATCAAGATGGAGCGGTCGGCCGTCTCGGGGGCCATCAGCTCCCGGCCACCCGTGAAACCTGAGCCTCCAATAAGGCTCAAACGCCCCGCCACGAGGGATATCTCGCCGCTCCTGATCATTTCCAGGGCCTTTTTAGCGTTCTCCACGTCCAGCTTATCGTGGAAGATCTCCCGGACCGCCTCTTCGTACATGGGCGTGCCATCAAATACCTTTAGCAGCTTGCCCATGCTTATGCGCTCGTAGTCCACGTCCCTGGATAGCGCCCCAAACTTGCGGGCGACGTGCACCATCTTCCATTTAAGCAGCATGGTATTCTTAAGGGTCTTCTCGATGATGGGCTCCACGAAGGCCGGGTCAAGGTCGCTGATTAGCTTTACTATGTCAATTGCCCTCACCCGCTTCGGGAGCTCGAGCTTTATCCGGTATGGGTCTATCTCCATGGCCACGCCGCCGCCGAGCCGCGAAGCCAGTAAAGCCGTGACGACCCTGCCAAGGGTTTCGTTCACCTTGTGGCCGAAGCATGCGTTTATCACTATTGTCCGCTCAGCCTCCTCAACCACGACCCTCCTGTCCGTAGGCACCGGGCAGCCTTCATCCAGTTGCCTTCTCACGTAATCGACGAACTTTTTGGCGGTGTGCTCGTCCGTCGGATACCTGGCCATGATGAGGCTTACGGCGGAGCCGCCCTTCATTTCCTCGACGACGCGCCTGACGGCGCCCACTTCCATGGCGACTGCGAAGGGCACGGGTATCTCCTCCCCCGTCCAGGACGGCACCTCAGCCTGGGGGTTCTCAACCGGCTCCACCCTCACCCTGTCCTCGGTGATCTCGACTATTCGCCACATGTCCCCCTTAGTGATGAACACCGCCCCCACCTCAGTGTTAATCACGAACGCCTCGTCCAGCGTGCCCACCATGCGGCCGCTTATCACGTCCTGTATGTCGTAGCGCTTCTCATCCGGTATCATCGACAGGTTCTCGTACATGTATGGCCGCGTCTTGCCCCTCTTGCTGATGACGCCAGCCTCGTTCACGAAGATGACGCGCTCTTCCGCTAGCTGCTTTAAAACCAGGTCGAACTCAATTCTTGATAAGCCCCTATACGGGTATGCCTTTTTAACCAGCTCGAAGATACTATCGGCGCTGATTTCACCATACTCAATGGCTATTGCGCAGACCTGGTTGGCCAGGGCATCGTAAGGCTTGTCGTGCAGACTAACCCCCTCTATCTCACCTGCCATTGCCCGCCTGGCGATGGCCCACGCCTCGCTGGCGTCGTCCTCGTTTATGGCGATGATCGTACCCTTCGACGTCTCTCCAACCCGGTGCCCAGCCCTGCCCACTCTTTGCACCAGCCGGCACACCTCCCTCGGGGACATGTACTGGATGACGTGGCTTATATCGCCAATGTCTATCCCCAGCTCCATGGAGGAGGTACACACCAGGACGGGCACCCGGCCCTCCTTGAAGGCGTCCTCCGCCTCAATCCTCGCCTCCTTCGAGAGCGACCCATGGTGGACTGCTATGGCCTCGCCGAGCCGCCTGAACCTCGCGCCTATAGCCTCGGCAGACTGGCGGGTGTTCACGAACATCAGGGTAGACCTGTTCTCGTGGATGAGCCTGACCATCTCTCTTATCTGGGCGGCTATGTCCGGGTCGGTCAGCAGCTTTTTTGCCAGGCGCTTATCCTCGTTCCCGGCCACAGGAATGGTGACGTGGAAGTCCAGCGCCTTCTCGATGGAGACCTCCACGATGCGGACCCTCCTGCCCACGCCGCCCAAAAAGCTCGCCACATCCTCAGGGCAGCCCACCGTCGCAGACAGCCCTATCCTCTGGAAATCGGCATACCTGGCAAGCCTCTCTAACGCAATCGTGAGCTGGGACCCCCTCTTGGACGAGGCGAGCTCGTGCACCTCGTCGACGATGACGTAGCGGACGGCTTTGAGATGATGCCTCATGCGGGGGCCCAGGAAGATGGCCTGCAGCGTCTCCGGCGTGGTGATGAGCACGTCTGGCGGGCTGAGCGCCTGCTTCCTTCGCTCGTGCTGGGGCGTGTCCCCGTGCCTGACCTCGATGGATACGCCCAGCTCCTTCGACCACTGGGTGAGGCGTTTCAGCATGTCTCTGTTGAGTGCCCTCAACGGAGTGACGTATATCACTTTGAAGCCCTTGCCTTTCTCGCCATTTATCACCCCGTGTAGGGCTGGCAGCATGGCCGCCTCGGTCTTCCCCGTTCCCGTCGGGGCTATTACCAGGACGTTGTCGCCCGACATTATGGCTGGTATGGCCTTTTCCTGGGTCTCAGTGGGCCGGCTGAAGCCCATCGAGGCTAAAGCTGACCGTATCCTGGGGTCAAGCATCTCAAAACAGTCTTTCATGTTTGCTGAGCCATGATGTGATATCTTATATGATTAATTCTTTGTGGTTTTTATTAAAAAGGGCTAGCGGGTTTTGCCACGCCCGTTATTCTTACAGCAGAGGTTGGCGACGCACAGGAGGTCGGTGAGCAGCTCGTGCTCCTTAGCAGCTATCTCCTCAACAAGGATAGAGGCCTCGGAAAGGGAGGCGCAGCCGCAGGGGACGCTCTTCAGTATCATGGCCGCCTCAGACCACAGCCTACCCGCCTCATGGTAGCCTGCGGCCACCCCCTCGAGCTCGCTAAACCCCGTGACGCCCCTGGCATACTCTAAAAACTCCGCGTACATGTGCCTGTATAGGCCGCCACCGGTGCCGTTGGCCTGGATGGCCCCATAGGCAGCGTCACATGCCATCTTTAGCTCAGGCTTGGTGAAGCCATCCTTCCACCTGCGCAGGCAGCTCGCAAAATAGTAAATGCCGCCGACGCCCACGTTCCGCACGTCCGAGTTGAGCATCTCCACGGCGTTCATGCCTATCGTCCTCATCACCTTCACGGGGTCGGGCCTCACCTCCACGGGGAAGCCGAACTCAAACCAGGCGTTCCTGGGCGGGAACGGCTTATGGGGCGACGACCTGGCATCGATGAGCTGGGACACTGGAAGCTCGATGAGGCCATCCGCTATCCTGTCCGCCACGTACGCTATGCCCGCCTCTTCGTCCAGCCCTGCTACAACTATATTATGTGCTCCACAATGATGGTTAGAGCGCCTGTACTTTAGATAAAAGATGTCAGCCCGTATCATGACAGGCGTATCCTCAGCCAGCATCGCCTTCATGGCGTCATACGCACGCCTGGGGCTTGTAGACGTGCGTATCCTTAAAGAGACCCCGAGGTTGCGGCAGACGCGCCTGTCCAGCTCCAGTGGCTTTATCCGTCCGCCCACGGCCGGGTGCCTCAGGTTTTTGCTCTCCCAGTAGTAGAAGCCAAGCCCCTCGCCCATGCCAAACAGCGCAGACTCGGGCATGTCGTGGCCCGCGTACAAGAACACGTCCCTCAGGGAGGTCGTGTCACAATGCATGCCCCTCCTATGGGTAAAGCCGTCCAGGATCTTTTTCATCAGCAAAATAAAATGCCATCCTAAAATTAAAGTTTGGTATATGCCAGAAACGCTTGACTCTCAATTCACACATGGGCTTTCAACCGCAAAAATCACCCGATAATATTATATAATAGATGATTGCAAAGTCGGTGATAAGCCGAAGTGGAGGTCACGGATTTGTATATACCGATCGCTATACACAAAAACGAGCTAATAGTCATAGAAGACATGGACACGTTCTCAAAGTACTTCTGCCTGGCCAAGAAACAGAAGATGACTCCGCTGGCCACCGACGAGATCGTGGCGACGCCTGAGGAGCTCGAGGAGGAGCGGGGCGAGCCCGGGTTCTTCGAGGATGAGGAGCACGCCGCCGGTAGTGATAGCAGCGACCTGGACGAGGATGACATTTAGGATAACGGGGCCATGGGGCGGAGAATCCCCGCTATTTTAATGTTGGGATGAATCTGCTCCTTGAATCCAAACTATAAGTATAAAAACCAAAAACTATTTAATAGTACTATACAATATAAAGTTAAAGTTCCACCGTATGGGAGCAATAGCAAAAGCGGAACCGTGTTCCGCCTTTAATCAGATAGGCTTCCATGGGCTAAGCCCGATGCCGGGATGACTGGCTGAAAGTGCGGATGAAATCCCCGGAGAAGGGATGGAACGCACAAGGTGGATGCTTCCGATTTCAATCGGGAGAGAAGGTCACGATGGAAAACAATGGTCGGCCAAAAGGTATTTCTTTTTCTAGAGGCTAAAGGGGGCTTCGTTACGCCCCCTTTAAGTCCGGCCATGTCCTGGTTGTTATAGGTATCTTTTCATCGCCAACCATCTGAGCTGCCAAATTTCAAATCTTCTCATATCAAGCAAGCTTCTTCATCTCATGGAAGTCAAGCGTGCCCTTAATGGCCTTAGTCAAAATAGGGATGCCAGACTCCTGGACGGCTGCCATGGGATTCGTGCCGCCGGTGATAATGACCCCAAAGTGGTCACGGTCAACGTCCACGCCCAACACGGGAGTGTTGGGCTCTCCAACCTCAAGGATACCATAAAAG from Methanocella conradii HZ254 harbors:
- the lysS gene encoding lysine--tRNA ligase, with translation MYRVFWADSIADEVIERYGRQEVVVKCAASPSGGKHIGNLNDILRGYFISESLKSMGVKTRHVHTSDDRDPLRKIPERMPDRDGKWHVLSEEELKRLNKYVGIPYVHVPDPFGCCSSWAEHFNNVWLDGARALGVQVEDYSNDALYREGRFEPPMRTILSNIPLAREVISKFQKNTPEDYIPFNPICENCGRITAKATAVDLESWSVDYVCEDKSLAGEFEVPGCGYRGTTSLNNGKLPWRFEWPSQWQIFDVKMEPFGKDHYEGSWPSGQEISRVILKRQPPVYTVYEFFLINGAKMSTRHGNVYITQDMLEIMEPEVFLYFYSLNPMKQKNLDVRNINFIVDAFDRFERVYYREVETPDAEERELADRVYPMLKVDHRKVRIPYTFAAMVSVSRNDEHILRTLRKTGHLPQDATRQQELDALARVYKAGNWAHKYGPEEYNIEIKERLEAPPDIDPAEKEALAELAGYVEAKHSEEETQYEIFEIAKRRGIKPAKLFKTAYMLLLGKPRGPKLGPFLLALDTDFVVRRLRLEA
- a CDS encoding BtrH N-terminal domain-containing protein is translated as MKKILDGFTHRRGMHCDTTSLRDVFLYAGHDMPESALFGMGEGLGFYYWESKNLRHPAVGGRIKPLELDRRVCRNLGVSLRIRTSTSPRRAYDAMKAMLAEDTPVMIRADIFYLKYRRSNHHCGAHNIVVAGLDEEAGIAYVADRIADGLIELPVSQLIDARSSPHKPFPPRNAWFEFGFPVEVRPDPVKVMRTIGMNAVEMLNSDVRNVGVGGIYYFASCLRRWKDGFTKPELKMACDAAYGAIQANGTGGGLYRHMYAEFLEYARGVTGFSELEGVAAGYHEAGRLWSEAAMILKSVPCGCASLSEASILVEEIAAKEHELLTDLLCVANLCCKNNGRGKTR
- a CDS encoding phosphopantetheine adenylyltransferase; translated protein: MRVAVGGTFQPLHDGHKALLRKAYELSRDVDIGLTSDEMAARGRVRPVKSYQEREKALRDWIIKEIGVEPRIFKINDPYGPTLTEDYDYIVVSPETYPTALKINELRKARGKRPIEIYRVECVLAEDGKPISATRIVRGEIDVHGNLLRRRGE
- a CDS encoding IS5 family transposase produces the protein MSYLYNQGFKQYYDEFLRQDDRLDLVKQVIDWEAFRPIIARVFDDGPGKAGRPHNDEVVMFRCLVLQAWYGLSDPGLEQQLKTNICFMNFVGFDARIPDYSTVWRFRERLARTGLFADLWTELQRQLKTRGLVVREGVIQDATFIESDTGRKRMSEEKKKKENQEPIIYTEKQLSHMDDHGTFTVKNGRVFHGDRLHVLMDSKSQLIVEFETSTASLHDSRVSLVREGDMYVFRDKGYAGCHDLPVGTVDYTLHKMARNKPLNEYQAVENRLISGIRALVERPFSVIKRVFHNGRTRRKRSHRVHAENFFRCLDYNLYQLVTIKKKKHG
- a CDS encoding gamma carbonic anhydrase family protein is translated as MIFDGLSRPRIAETAFVSKTACIVGDVLLGEESSVWYGAVLRGDEASITVGRRTNVQDNVVIHADKGEDVLIGEGVTIGHGAIIHGCTIGNYSLIGMGAIILSKAKIGERCIIGAGAVVKEGDVVPDGSLVVGVPGKIIKKLTPEQARRLEYSCEEYVRLARKYKEAMG
- a CDS encoding DNA-3-methyladenine glycosylase yields the protein MTPLPRGFYDRDTIEVAKELLGKVLVREAPAGRMAIKIVETEAYVGPHDKACHASKGMTERNRVMFGEPGHAYVYFIYGMYHCLNIVTEREGYPAAVLIRAGEPLEGVDAMWSMRKKARKMEDLASGPGRLCMAMDIDRSLNGVDMCKKGPLYVEDGKAESFDIVSCRRVGVEYAGEYRDKPWRFYIRDSPSVSVFTTEDAEADNHHRGHRGHRGIKPQRTQRLIITTENAEDSYILKRACIP
- a CDS encoding DEAD/DEAH box helicase, yielding MKDCFEMLDPRIRSALASMGFSRPTETQEKAIPAIMSGDNVLVIAPTGTGKTEAAMLPALHGVINGEKGKGFKVIYVTPLRALNRDMLKRLTQWSKELGVSIEVRHGDTPQHERRKQALSPPDVLITTPETLQAIFLGPRMRHHLKAVRYVIVDEVHELASSKRGSQLTIALERLARYADFQRIGLSATVGCPEDVASFLGGVGRRVRIVEVSIEKALDFHVTIPVAGNEDKRLAKKLLTDPDIAAQIREMVRLIHENRSTLMFVNTRQSAEAIGARFRRLGEAIAVHHGSLSKEARIEAEDAFKEGRVPVLVCTSSMELGIDIGDISHVIQYMSPREVCRLVQRVGRAGHRVGETSKGTIIAINEDDASEAWAIARRAMAGEIEGVSLHDKPYDALANQVCAIAIEYGEISADSIFELVKKAYPYRGLSRIEFDLVLKQLAEERVIFVNEAGVISKRGKTRPYMYENLSMIPDEKRYDIQDVISGRMVGTLDEAFVINTEVGAVFITKGDMWRIVEITEDRVRVEPVENPQAEVPSWTGEEIPVPFAVAMEVGAVRRVVEEMKGGSAVSLIMARYPTDEHTAKKFVDYVRRQLDEGCPVPTDRRVVVEEAERTIVINACFGHKVNETLGRVVTALLASRLGGGVAMEIDPYRIKLELPKRVRAIDIVKLISDLDPAFVEPIIEKTLKNTMLLKWKMVHVARKFGALSRDVDYERISMGKLLKVFDGTPMYEEAVREIFHDKLDVENAKKALEMIRSGEISLVAGRLSLIGGSGFTGGRELMAPETADRSILMALKDRIMNDHVLLFCLNCKRYSAKKRVEDVEDPPVCPVCGSRFIAALKPWEREDMEMARHPEKLKTEDEKLKVKRVYRNGNIVLSHGKKAVIALASRGLGPESASRVIAKLKEDEDDFYRDILRAEREYVRTRRFWV
- the yjjX gene encoding inosine/xanthosine triphosphatase, with translation MKVAVGSTNPVKVKAVENVFRRVYGEAEVEGVKAMSGVPSQPFGEETIIGAINRAKRAYAPEKFDMGVGIEAGLFRVGEFTLDVQYCAIYDGSWLTLGCGSGFEYPPTVLDEVLAGKEVGDVMSRVAGIENLGEKEGAIGFLSHGMLTRTQLTEQSVLMALIPRLNPILYHKGHRD